The Thermococcus sp. M36 genome includes a window with the following:
- a CDS encoding DUF1972 domain-containing protein — translation GTETFVEEISTRLSSRGFTIYVTCESDKFHEDEYNGVIRVHVPSIQGKSTTIPSINDLLATLILLKYHSGDIDIMYYVAPDGALAAILARLAKKRLVINPDGIEWKRLIKRSLFVPPYLLPLYLSTMIYMFVMEY, via the coding sequence GGGCACCGAAACTTTTGTTGAGGAAATTTCAACGAGGTTATCTAGTAGAGGATTTACAATATATGTTACCTGTGAATCCGATAAATTTCACGAAGACGAATACAATGGAGTCATCCGAGTTCATGTTCCATCTATTCAGGGAAAAAGTACAACTATTCCATCTATTAATGATCTACTTGCTACTCTCATCTTGTTAAAATATCATTCGGGTGATATTGATATTATGTATTATGTGGCCCCAGACGGAGCTCTTGCAGCGATTCTTGCTAGACTTGCAAAGAAAAGGCTTGTCATAAACCCTGATGGCATTGAATGGAAACGTTTGATAAAGCGAAGTTTGTTTGTCCCGCCATATTTACTACCTCTGTATTTGTCCACAATGATTTACATGTTCGTAATGGAATACC